One window of Quercus robur chromosome 12, dhQueRobu3.1, whole genome shotgun sequence genomic DNA carries:
- the LOC126707934 gene encoding transcription factor MYB3R-1-like isoform X2 has translation MEGDRKISTTQDGLGDASQKMRALQGRTSGPTRRSTKGQWTPEEDEILQKAVQRFKGKNWKKIAECFKDRTDVQCLHRWQKVLNPELVKGPWSKEEDEVIIELVKKYGPKKWSTIAQHLPGRIGKQCRERWHNHLNPSINKEAWTQEEELALIRAHQIYGNRWAELTKFLPGRTDNAIKNHWNSSVKKKLDSYLASGLLTHYPVLPHVGHRNQSMLSSSSRMQSSGDDSGLKGIEGEEISECSQDSTVAGCFQSASEMANAVLHNIEELPLTQESGLAKEQNSSPLSCSEQYYTSLEDVAFSMPDISCEAGCPDKLLEQNFSHDAGASVSRENKFNVHGLPNISSLELGQDSSQLQTHCISTNESHEIVNVPCQASTSMGYMAMGSYNKAEHMLIPDDECCRVLFSEAMNDGNFFTGNLTKGSNMVASVGGIDSFRCQSSNGMISETVATSASQSYCPPRSDIIGTSCSQQFVPAPSLISVDGDTLIYSDEPNQLFETQEQEFVISAHDGFVYTKDSPNSPCNNGTKNTGLQEQPDFVKEPSKLVPVNSFGSGLDINHTCPSLGEGSHVHTEQQDVGALCYEPPRFPSLDIPFFSCDLVQSGSDMQQQEYSPLGIRQLMMSSMNCLTPFRLWDSPSRDDSPDAVLKSAAKTFTGTPSILKKRHRDLLSPLSDRRIDKKLEIDMTSSLTRDFSRLDVMFADNGTQKAPLLSPSSNRKRNSGTSIDDKENLDHAFEEGDEGAAHISSGVLVEHDMNNLLLHSPDQVGSKADRALLGSSAGTPRNQQSRSLGAASNQGIPNKSSFGNPCAPVSSPTVCGKKHESHSVAVTCLQSASLSVPLENRGDNAGNDASFETFGMFGGTPFKRSIESPSAWKSPWFINSFLPGPRVDTDITIEDIGYFMSPGDRSYDAIGLMKQISEQSAAAYANAQEVLGNETPKTLLKGKSISQGNLDRENSHMPHDPLGNRSHLAPNVLTECRILDFSECGTPAKGTENGRSSNALSFSSPSSYLLKGCR, from the exons ATGGAAGGTGATCGGAAAATCTCTACCACCCAAGATGGGCTCGGGGATGCTAGCCAGAAAATGCGAGCTTTACAAGG GAGGACTAGTGGTCCTACAAGGCGTTCTACCAAAGGACAATGGACACCTGAAGAG GATGAGATTTTGCAGAAGGCCGTTCAGCGTTTTAAAGGAAAGAACTGGAAAAAAATAG CGGAGTGTTTTAAGGACCGTACCGACGTACAATGCCTTCACAGGTGGCAGAAGGTCTTGAATCCAGAGCTTGTCAAAGGTCCATGGTCTAAAGAG GAGGATGAAGTTATTATTGAATTGGTGAAGAAGTATGGTCCAAAAAAATGGTCGACCATTGCTCAGCATTTACCTGGACGTATTGGTAAGCAATGTCGGGAAAG GTGGCACAATCATCTTAATCCTTCTATTAACAAAGAGGCATGGACCCAAGAAGAGGAACTGGCTTTGATTCGCGCTCATCAGATCTATGGGAACCGATGGGCAGAGCTAACAAAGTTCTTGCCTGGAAG GACAGACAATGCTATTAAAAATCACTGGAACAGTTCTGTCAAAAAGAAATTGGATTCTTATCTAGCATCAGGTTTACTAACTCACTACCCAGTCCTTCCTCATGTTGGACATAGAAATCAATCcatgctttcatcttcttcaaggATGCAGAGTAGTGGAGATGATAGTGGGCTCAAAGGGATAGAAGGTGAGGAAATTTCAGAATGCAGTCAAGATTCAACTGTTGCAGGTTGCTTTCAGTCTGCAAGTGAAATGGCCAATGCAGTTTTACATAACATAGAGGAACTCCCATTGACTCAAGAATCTGGTTTGGCAAAGGAGCAAAACTCCAGTCCATTATCATGTTCTGAACAATATTACACATCTCTGGAAGATGTTGCTTTTTCAATGCCAGATATTTCTTGTGAAGCTGGTTGCCCTGACAAATTGCTTGAGCAAAATTTCTCGCATGATGCTGGAGCTTCTGTGAGCAGGGAAAACAAATTTAATGTACATGGGTTACCAAATATCTCGTCACTGGAATTGGGGCAGGACTCATCACAGTTGCAAACTCATTGTATAAGTACTAATGAAAGCCATGAAATAGTGAATGTTCCTTGCCAAGCTTCTACTTCAATGGGATATATGGCTATGGGTTCCTATAATAAAGCAGAGCACATGTTGATACCTGATGATGAGTGTTGTAGAGTCCTATTTTCAGAGGCAATGAATGATGGTAATTTTTTCACTGGAAATCTCACAAAAGGCTCAAATATGGTTGCCTCAGTTGGAGGCATAGATTCATTTCGCTGTCAATCATCAAATGGTATGATATCTGAAACTGTTGCAACTTCAGCTTCACAATCATATTGTCCTCCTAGGTCTGATATAATCGGAACTTCGTGCTCTCAGCAGTTTGTGCCTGCACCGTCACTTATATCTGTTGATGGTGATACACTTATATACAGTGATGAACCCAACCAGTTATTTGAAACTCAAGAACAAGAGTTTGTCATTAGTGCTCATGATGGCTTTGTCTATACCAAGGACTCTCCCAATTCCCCTTGCAATAATGGTACAAAGAACACAGGATTGCAAGAACAACCAGATTTTGTAAAGGAACCTTCAAAATTAGTCCCTGTAAATTCTTTTGGTTCAGGATTAGACATAAACCATACTTGCCCTTCTCTGGGTGAAGGATCACATGTACATACAGAACAGCAGGATGTTGGAGCTCTATGTTATGAACCTCCTCGTTTCCCAAGCTTGGATATTCCATTTTTCAGCTGTGATCTGGTACAGTCTGGTAGTGACATGCAGCAGCAAGAATATAGTCCACTTGGAATCCGCCAGCTTATGATGTCTTCTATGAACTGCCTTACCCCATTTAGGTTGTGGGATTCTCCATCTCGTGATGATAGTCCCGATGCTGTGCTGAAAAGTGCTGCTAAAACTTTCACAGGTACACCATCCATATTGAAGAAACGGCATCGTGACTTATTATCTCCATTGTCAGATAGAAGAATTGACAAAAAACTTGAGATTGACATGACGTCTAGTTTGACCCGAGATTTTTCACGTCTAGATGTTATGTTTGCTGACAATGGGACCCAAAAAGCACCTTTGCTCTCTCCATCATCTAACCGTAAGAGGAATTCTGGAACTTCCattgatgataaagaaaatcTTGATCATGCCTTTGAAGAGGGGGATGAAGGAGCTGCCCACATT TCTTCTGGAGTGCTTGTTGAACACGACATGAACAATCTGCTATTACATTCTCCCGATCAAGTTGGGTCCAAAGCAGACAGAGCATTATTAGGTTCAAGTGCTGGAACTCCAAGAAATCAACAATCTAGGAGCTTGGGGGCTGCATCAAATCAAGGAATTCCTAACAAATCATCATTTGGAAATCCATGCGCACCTGTTAGCTCCCCTACTGTTTGTGGGAAGAAACATGAAAGTCATTCAGTTGCAGTTACATGCCTACAATCTGCTTCTTTGTCAGTTCCCCTCGAGAATAGAGGTGATAATGCTGGGAATGATGCCAGTTTTGAAACCTTTGGCAT GTTTGGAGGAACTCCATTTAAAAGAAGTATTGAATCCCCTTCAGCATGGAAATCCCCATGGTTCATAAACTCTTTTCTACCTGGCCCAAGGGTTGATACTGACATTACAATCGAG GATATAGGGTATTTTATGAGCCCAGGGGATAGAAGCTATGATGCCATTGGGTTGATGAAACAGATAAGTGAGCAGAGTGCTGCTGCATATGCCAATGCCCAGGAGGTTTTGGGAAATGAAACTCCAAAAACATTACTAAAGGGAAAATCCATCAGCCAGGGGAATCTGGACCGAGAGAACAGTCATATGCCACATGATCCTCTGGGAAACCGTTCCCATTTGGCTCCAAATGTTTTG ACGGAGTGTCGCATCCTTGACTTCAGTGAATGTGGAACACCTGCAAAGGGAACCGAAAATGGCAGATCCTCAAATGCTTTAAGCTTCTCAAGTCCCTCTTCTTATCTGTTGAAGGGTTGCAGATAG
- the LOC126707934 gene encoding transcription factor MYB3R-1-like isoform X1, translated as MEGDRKISTTQDGLGDASQKMRALQGRTSGPTRRSTKGQWTPEEDEILQKAVQRFKGKNWKKIAECFKDRTDVQCLHRWQKVLNPELVKGPWSKEEDEVIIELVKKYGPKKWSTIAQHLPGRIGKQCRERWHNHLNPSINKEAWTQEEELALIRAHQIYGNRWAELTKFLPGRTDNAIKNHWNSSVKKKLDSYLASGLLTHYPVLPHVGHRNQSMLSSSSRMQSSGDDSGLKGIEGEEISECSQDSTVAGCFQSASEMANAVLHNIEELPLTQESGLAKEQNSSPLSCSEQYYTSLEDVAFSMPDISCEAGCPDKLLEQNFSHDAGASVSRENKFNVHGLPNISSLELGQDSSQLQTHCISTNESHEIVNVPCQASTSMGYMAMGSYNKAEHMLIPDDECCRVLFSEAMNDGNFFTGNLTKGSNMVASVGGIDSFRCQSSNGMISETVATSASQSYCPPRSDIIGTSCSQQFVPAPSLISVDGDTLIYSDEPNQLFETQEQEFVISAHDGFVYTKDSPNSPCNNGTKNTGLQEQPDFVKEPSKLVPVNSFGSGLDINHTCPSLGEGSHVHTEQQDVGALCYEPPRFPSLDIPFFSCDLVQSGSDMQQQEYSPLGIRQLMMSSMNCLTPFRLWDSPSRDDSPDAVLKSAAKTFTGTPSILKKRHRDLLSPLSDRRIDKKLEIDMTSSLTRDFSRLDVMFADNGTQKAPLLSPSSNRKRNSGTSIDDKENLDHAFEEGDEGAAHIQSSGVLVEHDMNNLLLHSPDQVGSKADRALLGSSAGTPRNQQSRSLGAASNQGIPNKSSFGNPCAPVSSPTVCGKKHESHSVAVTCLQSASLSVPLENRGDNAGNDASFETFGMFGGTPFKRSIESPSAWKSPWFINSFLPGPRVDTDITIEDIGYFMSPGDRSYDAIGLMKQISEQSAAAYANAQEVLGNETPKTLLKGKSISQGNLDRENSHMPHDPLGNRSHLAPNVLTECRILDFSECGTPAKGTENGRSSNALSFSSPSSYLLKGCR; from the exons ATGGAAGGTGATCGGAAAATCTCTACCACCCAAGATGGGCTCGGGGATGCTAGCCAGAAAATGCGAGCTTTACAAGG GAGGACTAGTGGTCCTACAAGGCGTTCTACCAAAGGACAATGGACACCTGAAGAG GATGAGATTTTGCAGAAGGCCGTTCAGCGTTTTAAAGGAAAGAACTGGAAAAAAATAG CGGAGTGTTTTAAGGACCGTACCGACGTACAATGCCTTCACAGGTGGCAGAAGGTCTTGAATCCAGAGCTTGTCAAAGGTCCATGGTCTAAAGAG GAGGATGAAGTTATTATTGAATTGGTGAAGAAGTATGGTCCAAAAAAATGGTCGACCATTGCTCAGCATTTACCTGGACGTATTGGTAAGCAATGTCGGGAAAG GTGGCACAATCATCTTAATCCTTCTATTAACAAAGAGGCATGGACCCAAGAAGAGGAACTGGCTTTGATTCGCGCTCATCAGATCTATGGGAACCGATGGGCAGAGCTAACAAAGTTCTTGCCTGGAAG GACAGACAATGCTATTAAAAATCACTGGAACAGTTCTGTCAAAAAGAAATTGGATTCTTATCTAGCATCAGGTTTACTAACTCACTACCCAGTCCTTCCTCATGTTGGACATAGAAATCAATCcatgctttcatcttcttcaaggATGCAGAGTAGTGGAGATGATAGTGGGCTCAAAGGGATAGAAGGTGAGGAAATTTCAGAATGCAGTCAAGATTCAACTGTTGCAGGTTGCTTTCAGTCTGCAAGTGAAATGGCCAATGCAGTTTTACATAACATAGAGGAACTCCCATTGACTCAAGAATCTGGTTTGGCAAAGGAGCAAAACTCCAGTCCATTATCATGTTCTGAACAATATTACACATCTCTGGAAGATGTTGCTTTTTCAATGCCAGATATTTCTTGTGAAGCTGGTTGCCCTGACAAATTGCTTGAGCAAAATTTCTCGCATGATGCTGGAGCTTCTGTGAGCAGGGAAAACAAATTTAATGTACATGGGTTACCAAATATCTCGTCACTGGAATTGGGGCAGGACTCATCACAGTTGCAAACTCATTGTATAAGTACTAATGAAAGCCATGAAATAGTGAATGTTCCTTGCCAAGCTTCTACTTCAATGGGATATATGGCTATGGGTTCCTATAATAAAGCAGAGCACATGTTGATACCTGATGATGAGTGTTGTAGAGTCCTATTTTCAGAGGCAATGAATGATGGTAATTTTTTCACTGGAAATCTCACAAAAGGCTCAAATATGGTTGCCTCAGTTGGAGGCATAGATTCATTTCGCTGTCAATCATCAAATGGTATGATATCTGAAACTGTTGCAACTTCAGCTTCACAATCATATTGTCCTCCTAGGTCTGATATAATCGGAACTTCGTGCTCTCAGCAGTTTGTGCCTGCACCGTCACTTATATCTGTTGATGGTGATACACTTATATACAGTGATGAACCCAACCAGTTATTTGAAACTCAAGAACAAGAGTTTGTCATTAGTGCTCATGATGGCTTTGTCTATACCAAGGACTCTCCCAATTCCCCTTGCAATAATGGTACAAAGAACACAGGATTGCAAGAACAACCAGATTTTGTAAAGGAACCTTCAAAATTAGTCCCTGTAAATTCTTTTGGTTCAGGATTAGACATAAACCATACTTGCCCTTCTCTGGGTGAAGGATCACATGTACATACAGAACAGCAGGATGTTGGAGCTCTATGTTATGAACCTCCTCGTTTCCCAAGCTTGGATATTCCATTTTTCAGCTGTGATCTGGTACAGTCTGGTAGTGACATGCAGCAGCAAGAATATAGTCCACTTGGAATCCGCCAGCTTATGATGTCTTCTATGAACTGCCTTACCCCATTTAGGTTGTGGGATTCTCCATCTCGTGATGATAGTCCCGATGCTGTGCTGAAAAGTGCTGCTAAAACTTTCACAGGTACACCATCCATATTGAAGAAACGGCATCGTGACTTATTATCTCCATTGTCAGATAGAAGAATTGACAAAAAACTTGAGATTGACATGACGTCTAGTTTGACCCGAGATTTTTCACGTCTAGATGTTATGTTTGCTGACAATGGGACCCAAAAAGCACCTTTGCTCTCTCCATCATCTAACCGTAAGAGGAATTCTGGAACTTCCattgatgataaagaaaatcTTGATCATGCCTTTGAAGAGGGGGATGAAGGAGCTGCCCACATT CAGTCTTCTGGAGTGCTTGTTGAACACGACATGAACAATCTGCTATTACATTCTCCCGATCAAGTTGGGTCCAAAGCAGACAGAGCATTATTAGGTTCAAGTGCTGGAACTCCAAGAAATCAACAATCTAGGAGCTTGGGGGCTGCATCAAATCAAGGAATTCCTAACAAATCATCATTTGGAAATCCATGCGCACCTGTTAGCTCCCCTACTGTTTGTGGGAAGAAACATGAAAGTCATTCAGTTGCAGTTACATGCCTACAATCTGCTTCTTTGTCAGTTCCCCTCGAGAATAGAGGTGATAATGCTGGGAATGATGCCAGTTTTGAAACCTTTGGCAT GTTTGGAGGAACTCCATTTAAAAGAAGTATTGAATCCCCTTCAGCATGGAAATCCCCATGGTTCATAAACTCTTTTCTACCTGGCCCAAGGGTTGATACTGACATTACAATCGAG GATATAGGGTATTTTATGAGCCCAGGGGATAGAAGCTATGATGCCATTGGGTTGATGAAACAGATAAGTGAGCAGAGTGCTGCTGCATATGCCAATGCCCAGGAGGTTTTGGGAAATGAAACTCCAAAAACATTACTAAAGGGAAAATCCATCAGCCAGGGGAATCTGGACCGAGAGAACAGTCATATGCCACATGATCCTCTGGGAAACCGTTCCCATTTGGCTCCAAATGTTTTG ACGGAGTGTCGCATCCTTGACTTCAGTGAATGTGGAACACCTGCAAAGGGAACCGAAAATGGCAGATCCTCAAATGCTTTAAGCTTCTCAAGTCCCTCTTCTTATCTGTTGAAGGGTTGCAGATAG
- the LOC126708046 gene encoding aspartate aminotransferase, cytoplasmic, translating into MRQQVTSLEAHGFDSPTTESAFSSSSSISSSSSASDRRLKALARHFVDSSPVPVMDSHSQNPNDTVSPSPTSSAFHADSVFAHLVRAPEDPILGVTVAYNKDPSPIKLNLGVGAYRTEEGKPLVLNVVRQAEQQLVNDRSRVKEYLPIVGLAEYNKLSAKLILGADSPAIQENRVTTVQCLSGTGSLRVGGEFLARHYHQLTIYIPLPTWGNHPKIFTLAGLSVKTYRYYDPATRGLDFQGLLEDLGSAPSGAIVLLHACAHNPTGVDPTIQQWEQIRQLMRSKALLPFFDSAYQGFASGSLDADAQPVRMFVADGGECLVAQSYAKNMGLYGERVGALSIVCKSADVASRVESQLKLVIRPMYSSPPIHGASIVATILKDRNLYTEWTIELKAMADRIISMRQQLFDALRARGTPGDWSHIIKQIGMFTFTGLNSEQVAFMTREYHIYMTSDGRISMAGLSSRTVPHLADAIHAAVTSFA; encoded by the exons atgcgCCAACAGGTTACGTCACTTGAAGCACACGGTTTTGATTCTCCCACAACAGAAAgtgctttttcttcttcttcttctatttcctcatcttcttcagcCAGTGATCGGAGATTGAAAGCTCTCGCAAGACACTTTGTAGACTCATCGCCTGTGCCTGTGATGGATTCTCATTCTCAGAACCCTAACGACACCGTTTCTCCCTCTCCCACCTCTTCTGCCTTCCATGCCGATTCCGTCTTCGCTCACCTCGTTCGCGCTCCCGAAGATCCTATCCTCGgc GTCACTGTTGCATATAACAAAGATCCAAGCCCGATTAAGCTGAACTTGGGCGTTGGTGCTTATCGAACTGAG GAAGGAAAACCTCTTGTTCTGAATGTAGTGAGGCAAGCAGAGCAGCAGCTTGTTAATGACAG GTCACGTGTGAAGGAGTATCTTCCTATTGTTGGACTTGCTGAGTACAACAAATTGAGTGCTAAGCTTATTCTTGGCGCTGACAG CCCTGCTATTCAAGAGAACAGGGTTACCACTGTTCAATGCTTGTCTGGTACAGGCTCTTTGAGAGTTGGAGGTGAATTTTTGGCTAGACACTATCATCAA CTTACAATATACATTCCCCTGCCAACGTGGGGAAACCACCCAAAAATATTCACTCTGGCAGGTCTATCTGTGAAAACATACCGCTACTATGATCCAGCAACACGTGGACTGGACTTCCAAG GCCTCCtagaagaccttggttctgccccatcTGGAGCTATAGTGCTCCTTCATGCATGTGCACACAACCCCACCGGTGTTGATCCAACCATTCAGCAGTGGGAGCAGATCAGGCAGCTGATGAGATCAAAAGCATTATTGCCATTCTTTGACAGTGCTTATCAG GGTTTTGCAAGTGGGAGTCTGGATGCAGACGCACAGCCTGTTCGTATGTTTGTTGCAGATGGTGGTGAATGCCTTGTTGCTCAGAGTTATGCCAAGAACATGGGACTCTATGGGGAACGTGTTGGTGCCTTGAGCATA GTCTGCAAGTCAGCTGATGTTGCGAGCAGGGTTGAGAGCCAGCTGAAACTTGTGATCAGACCCATGTATTCAAGCCCACCCATTCATGGTGCATCTATTGTTGCTACAATCCTCAAGGACAG GAACTTGTACACTGAGTGGACCATTGAGTTAAAGGCAATGGCTGACCGTATTATCAGCATGCGTCAACAACTTTTTGATGCCTTACGTGCTAGAg GTACACCTGGGGACTGGAGTCACATTATTAAGCAGATTGGTATGTTTACTTTTACGGGATTGAACTCAGAACAAGTGGCTTTCATGACTAGGGAGTACCATATATACATGACATCTGATGG GAGGATTAGCATGGCAGGTCTGAGCTCCAGGACAGTCCCTCATCTTGCAGATGCTATTCATGCAGCTGTTACTAGTTTTGCCTGA